Genomic DNA from Desulfonema ishimotonii:
TGTTTCAGAGGCGTCCGGGTAACATGCCCCGATGGTAGTGGCGAAAGCGGCGGATGACCGCTCCCTGCGGCCGGGAGCGGCCTGCCGGATCAGCGCTGCAACTGATTCAGTTTGAAATACACCCCCCGCTTCTCCATCAGGGCCTCGTGGCTGCCCGCCTCGGTGATCCGGCCCCGGCTGAGTACGAGAATGGTGTCGGCCTCCCGCGCCGTGGAAAGGCGGTGGGCCACGAGAATGGCGGTGCGGCCCCTCATCAGGTTGGAGAGGGCCTCCTGAATTTTCACCTCGGTCTCCGAGTCGATATACGATGTGGCCTCGTCCAGAATAATCAGCTCCGGGTCACGGGCAAAGGCCCTGGCAATGGAAATCAGCTGCCGCTCCCCGCTCGACAGCGACGCACCCCCCTCGGAAAGCCGGGTCTCCGCGCCCTGGGGAAGCCTGCGGACGAGTTCCCGGCAGTTGGACGCCGCCAGAATTTCGTCCATCTCCTGCGCGGAGATCTCCGCCTTCCCCTGGATAATATTCTCCCGGATGTTCTCCGAAAAGAGAAACGGGTCCTGTGTCACCAGGGCGATTTTCCGCCGCAGCGTGGGAAGATCCCACGCCCGCGTGTCCCGCCCGTTGATGAGTACCCGGCCCGATGCGGGGTCGTAAAACCGGATGATCAGGTTGATCAGCGAGGTCTTGCCCGAACCGGTCGGTCCCACAATGGCAATGGTTTCACCGGCCCGCACCTGAAAGGAGATCTCCCGGAGGACGTCTTCCCCCCGGCGGTAGTGCATGGACACCCGGTCAAAGACAAGGGTTTCAATCCGCTCATTCTGCTGCAAACCGCTCTCCGCCGCTCTCTGCCGCTCCCCGTCTTCGGAAACAGGTTCAGCCACTTCCCGCTCGTCCGTATCGAGGATCATAAATATCCGCTCTGCCGATGACATGGCATTTTGCAGGATATTGTATTTTTCGGCGATCTCCCGGATGGGCCTGAAAAACATGCGCATATATGAAATGAACGCCACCAGTATCCCCAGCGTAACCTCCTCCGACATCACGCCCTGCCCCCCGTAACAGATCACAAGGGCCAGAGACAGGGCGGTCAGCACCTCGATCAGCGGCATGAACACGGCGAAAATATGGATCTGACGCATTCCGGCAGCGTAAAACTCATGGTTCAGTTCCCTGAATTTGCGGGCGTTTTCCTGTTCCTGCCGGAAGAGCTGGATCACCCGGATGCCGGCGATGGTCTCTGCAAAACGGGTGTTGATCTCGGCGGTCTTGATCCGAAGCGTCCGAAAGACATTCCGGGCCAGCCGGGAAAAATAGAGCGAGGCGAACACGACAAAGGGCAGCAGGGTGAAGCAGATCAGGGCCAGTTGCCAGCGGATGCCCAGCATGACCGCCATGATGCCGACCAGCAGAAACAGGTCTTTGAACACCGCCACCAGGACCGACGTGAACAGCTCGTGCATGTTCTGGATATCGTTGGTCGTGCGCGTCACCAGCCGGGCAATGGGATTGCGGTTGAAGTAGGCGATTCTCAGGCTTTGGATATGGGTGAAGAGCGCCACCCGAAGATCGTGCATGGCCTTCTGTCCCGCATATTCCAGCACCAGCACCTGAAAAAAGGTGAGAACAAAGTCGGCGATGATGAGCAGTAAAAAGAGGCAGGCCGCCAGGCTGACACCCCGGATATCATCCCGTCGCAGCCGCATGAGGTCCGCTCTGTCAAGTTTCGGCAGATCGGCCAGAGGGATGCGGGCCGTTGTGCCGGTGATCTGAAAAAAATCCGGATATTTGCGGACCAGCGCCGCCATCTCCGGGTCTGACATCTCTGCATCCGCATACCGGCCTTTGCCGTCTCCGGACACTCCTGTGTGCGTCGCAGGCGGCGGGACAATGTAGCGGTCAACGGCGATCCGGGTGATATACGGCAGGGCCAGCTCAAGGGCTGTCAGCATCATCACCAGCGCCAACGCGCCCAGCAGGGGCGTCCGGTAGGGGCGGACAAAGGGCATCAGCCGTTTCAGCAGCCTCAGGTCATAGGGTTTGCCCGTGGACTTCTCCTCAGCGTATCCGAATTCAGAAAACACGGGGGGCCTCCTCTTCGATCTCCTGAAGCCGGAATGTGCGGGCATAATAGCCGTCCTGCCGCATCAGTTCCTCATGGGAACCGGATTCCGAGATGCGCCCGGCCGACAGCGTGATAATCCGGTCTGCGAATTTCAGGGCCGAAAGCCGGTGGGACACAATGATCACGGTCCGGTTCCGGGATACGGACCGGATGGTGCGGATGATGGCCGTGCCGGTCTCCGCATCCACCTGGCTGATGGGGTCATCCAGAATCAGCACCGGCACCGCCCGGAGCAGGGCGCGGGCCAGGGCGATGCGCTGTTTCTGCCCCCCGGAAAGGATAACGCCCTTTTCCCCAACGATGGTCTCAGCCCCGTCGGGAAACGCGGCAATGGTTTTATCCAGGGCCGCGTCCCGCATTGCCCGGTGCAGGGCGGTTTCGGAAATGTCGGGATTGCCGAAGGTGATATTCTCCCGGACCGTCCCCGCAAACAGGAAGGGCTCCTGGGGGACGAAGGCCATACAGTGCCGGAGACCGGCCAGTGACAGATCCCGGATATCGCGCCCGTCCGCCAGAATCCGGCCCTCCGTCACATCAAATATACGGGGCAGAAGGTTGAGCAGGGTGGTTTTGCCGCTGCCGGGGGGACCGATCACCCCCAGCGTCTCTCCCGATGCCACACAGAGATCAATTCCCCTTAATGCCTCCGGGCTGCCCCGGTCATAGCTGAACCGGACATTTTCCAGCGAAATCCCCTCTCTGATGTCTGTCACCGGAAGGGGCATGGAAGCCTCCCCGATGTCAGGGGCCGTCTCCAGGATGGCATTGATCCGCTCCAGGGAGGCCTTGCCCCGCTGGATGAGGTTAACGACCCATCCCATGGCCATCATGGGCCAGGTCAGCAGGCCGATGTAGCTGATAAACGCCACAAAATCGCCGGGCGTGATGGTGCCGCAAATGGTCTCCCGGCCCCCTATCCAGAGGACGATGGCGAGGCTGAGGTTCGAGAAAAAGAGCATCATGGGAAAAAATGCCCCCGTGACCCTCACCAGCCTCAGATTGCAGGCGACATTGTGGCGGGAGGCCCGGTCAAGGCCGGAAAGGGATTCGGACTCGCGGGTGTAGGCCCTGATGATGCGAATGCCTGCAAACCGCTCCCGCACCACCTCGGTGAGATCGGAAAAAGAGGCCTGGACCTCCTGGTATGCCCGGTGCATCCGCCCCCCGAAAAAGCGGGTGCTCAGCACAATCATGGGCATGGGAATGATGACCAGCAGGGTCAGCCGGACGCTGATACCGGCCATGAATCCCACGGTGGCGATCCCCATGACAATGGCGTCCATCAGGGCCACCAGCCCCATGCCCGCGGCCATGCGGATGTGGTGGATATCGTTGGAGGCATGGGCCATGAGGTCGCCGGTTTTCACGCGGCTGAAATAGGCGGCAGACAGGGACTGAAGGTGGGTGAAAAGCCGGTTGCGCAGCCCCTCTTCCATCTGCCGGGACATCCCCATGAGGCAATGCCGCCACACAAAGCGGAGCAGGCCGATCATCACGGCAATGCCGACAATCTCCCCCGCATATCCGAAAAGAACCTGCCGGTCCGCACGGAAAAGGGTCAGGTCGTCAACGGCAGCTTTGATGATGCGGGGAATGATGAGCTGGAGCAGATCCACGATCATCAGGCACAGAAGCCCCACGAGAATGGTGCCGCTGTTCCTCAGAAAATACGGGGTGATCAGGGAAAGAGATTTCATCCATATCCGCCTGTTACAAGGTTCACAGATGCTCAGTTCTGCCGGCTGCCCGACACACTGACGGCCAAAGTACCCCAATATGCCCCTCAGGGCAAATATTTCCTGAGCCGTTCCCGCTTTTTTTCACCACATGCCATCCGCGCCAAAACGTCCGTTCCGTTTTCCGGCAATACGGCACCCCTCCGTAAGGCCCCCGGTTTTTCAAAACAGCGCCGAATATGCGCATCCATACATTGACTTTCAGGGGGGGAATTGGTATGGTAATGAGTTATGGAATCAGGAAATATTGTTGAATATATTGATCGTCAGAAGATTGTATGCGCCGTTGTGATGGAAGTCAAAAATCAGCGGCTGCGTCTGCTCAGTGAAAATAACCGTGAAGTCAAACTGTCGGTAAACCGCCTGTCCCATCGTGCCAGAACAGGTCTGGACATGTCCCTGAACCGGGATAAGCTGGCGGAGACATTGAAGACCATCGCCCAGCGGCGGCGCACCCTGGCGGAAGCGGTGGAGATCGGAGAGCTGTGGGATGTTCTGAATTCGGAACAGGAGTGGATTGACCTGGAGACCATGACCGAATTCTGTTTTCCCGACGACCCGACGCCCGACCACGAAGCCGCTGTCGTCCGTGCGTTTTTCAAAGACAGGCTCTATTTCAAATTCAACCATGACCGCTTCTTTCCCTACTCCGAAGCCCAGGTGGAACAGATGCGGGCCCATGGCGAAGAGATCGCCCGGCGAAACCGCATTATCGAAATGGGAAGCCACTGGATCCGGCGGATCACGGAGGATGCCAATTCCCCATTTGACGGGGCGACGGCAGATGAGCAGCAGGAATTTATCAATATCCTCAGATCCTATTATCTCTTTGAAAAAGAGAGTCCGCACAGCAGCATCGCAAAGGAGATGATCAGCAGGGCCGGTATTGACGGGGGCGAAAATCTGTTTCATCTTTTCGTAAAGCTCAACGTATGGGGGCAGGATGAGAACATCGACCTCTACCGCTATGAGGTGCCCACCGACTTCTCCGAAAAACTGATGGCCCACACCCGTCAGCTGCTCTCATCCCCGCCGGCGGATTCGGGGAACGGAATCCGCCGGGATCTGACCGGGCTGCGCACCATGACCATCGACGGACAGGCGACCCTCGATTTTGACGATGCCCTGAGCTTTGAGGAAAAGGACGGCCATTATCTGCTGGGTGTCCACATCGCCGACGTGGGCGAGTTTGTGGAACGGGACAGTCCGCTGGACCGGGAAGCCCTGCTGCGCGGCAGCTCCATCTATATGCCGGATCAGAAAATCCCCATGCTTCCCCCCTCTCTGGCAGAAGGGCGCTGCAGCCTGAAGGCCGGAGAGATCCGCCCGGCCATCAGCACCATGATCCGGCTGAGTCCGATTGGCGATATCCTGGGCTATGAAATTTTTCCCAGCCTGATCCGGGTAACCGATCAGCTGACCTACTACGATGTCAATATGATGGCCGAGGAAAACCGGGAGATCATCCTTCTTCACCGGATTGCCAGGGAATTTCGTCAGAAACGGCTCTCAGACGGCGCGGTTCAGATCTCCCTGCCGGAGGTCAATATCTGGCTTGACGAAGAGGGCGAGGTGGTGGTCAGCAAAACCAACCGGGAAAGCCCCGGCAGACTGCTGGTGTCGGAAATTATGATCATGGCCAACTGGCTGATGGCGACCTTCCTTTCCGAACAGGGCCTGCCCGCCATATACCGTTCGCAGCCGGACCCCAAGGAACGGCTGTACAAAAGCGATGAGGGCTCCCTCTTTCAGAACTGGATGCAGCGGCGGCTGCTGAGCCGATTCATGCTGAGTACCGAAGCCGAACGTCACTCCGGTCTGGGGCTGGGGGCCTATGTGACCGCCACATCTCCGATCCGGAAATACTTCGATCTGGTGACGCAGCGCCAGATCCGTTCTGTTTTCGGGCTGGAAACCGTCTATACTGCCGATGAAATCCGGCAGATGATTCAACTGCTGGAGCAGCCCATGAGCTGTGTATCACGACTTCAGTACCGCCGCAAGCGGTACTGGCTGCTGAAATATCTGGAAACAAAGACCGGCCAGAAGGAACAGGCGATCGTTCTCAATCGTCGCCGAAACAGCTATCAGGCCCTCATCACGGAATATATGACCGAATGTTCCCTGCCGCTGTCCAGCGGCATCCGGCTGAAACCGGAGGATATGATTCAGGTGACCATACAGCATGTCAACGCAAGAAAAGATATTTTCTCCGTATTCATTGGATAATCTTACCGATCGGCGTGCAGGGCCGGTTATCTTACGCTGACCGGAACAACATGACCGGTTGCTGATTTCCGGTCACTGATCGAGGGGTGCATGTTCTTATCCGTTCTCTTCAGAAGAATATTCATCTCCAACGGGATGATTGCTCTGGGGCTTGCCGTAATGATCTGCCTGCTGTGCGTGCCTGCTGTCAGCAGGATATTGCGCAGTCAGGAAGAGCAGCGGATCCGAACCTCCCTTTCCCATATCTGCAATGCCATCACTACCCTGCATGAAGGCCTCCGACATTGCCGGGGGGCGGCCGTTGCCGCCCGCAAACAGCAGATCAGAAACGCTGTGCTGGCCCGGACGGCGCTGTTCGCGAACACATACCGGGCGTTTCAGCAGGGGGAATTTCCAAGCGGGGAAGCGGCCAGGGCGTCCGCACTGGCCGCGCTGGATACCTTTGAAGATGATTACGAGGCGATGTTGTGGGTCGCAGACTACGACGGGGCGTTTATCGTGCCGCCCGAGTCGGATCTGCTGAAAAAACATCTCCTGAACGCAGGGGATGAAGAGGGCCGTCCGGCCTTCCCTGCCATGATCCGACTCGCCCTGGATAAAAATGAGGGCTATGTGCGGTATCGGCATCAGAAAAGCGGTGGCTCTCAGCCGGTTGACATGACGGGTTACAGTAAAAATTTTCACCCGTGGCACTGGATTATCGGCGCTGTTTTCAGCCTGTCTGATATTGAAAAAATCCTCTCTCAGCGCGAACAGAACGCCCTCCGGCAGCTCCGGGACACACTCCCGGCCGAAGACGGAAACCTCCTTGTTTTCAACAGCCGGATGGACAGCATTCTCCCCCCGGCGACGCCCGGGACCGGCGGACCCGCACCGGATGATGCCCGGCAGGTTCTTCTGAAGAAGTTAATGGCCGCAGCCCACACCCCGGCCCGCCGGATACGGTATCACCGGAATCATCCGAACGATCCCGATCACGACACCTTTGAGAAAACCGCATGGGTCCGGCATATCCCTGACAGGGACTGGTATGTGGTCCTGTCCGTATACACCGATGATCTGGACCGTCCGGCGCAGGCCCTGCGGAAGCAATTCCTCGTTTTTTTCTTTCTGACATTCCTGATTTATGTCATCGCCATCACAGGCGTGCTGACGATCATTCTGACCCCTGTCACCTGTCTGTCGGATATGGCAGCGGAGTTTCTCCGTAAAGGGGAGATCCGTGAAAATCGCTACCTCGTCGATCACGGTGAGATCGGCACCATCGGCGCGGCGATTTTCGGAATGACGAAACAACTGGACTCATGCCGTCAGAAGCTGGGGCAATACACGCGGGACCGGGAGCATCTGATCCGGAAAAACGACCGGGTCCGGGAGCGGGCATATGAATTAACGCGGGCCCGGAAAAAACTGGAGAAAGACCTGGAAAACTATAAACATATTCACGCCGACCTGAAAAAAAGCGAAGAGCGCTACCGGGCCATGCTGGAAAATATTGAGGAATATTTTTACGAAGTCGATCTGCTCGGCAACCTGATTTTTTTCAATGACGCGCTGTATCAGATGCTCGGCTACACCCGGGAAGAGCTGCTGGGCATGAATTTCAGGGAATATATGGACCCGGAGACGTCGGAAAAAGCCTATCACACCTTCAAAAAAGCGTATGACAGTGGAAAACCCTACAGGGGATTTGAGTGGCGTCTGGTCAGAAAGGACGGCACCCGGTGCTATGTTGAGGTTTCTGTTGCGCTGATCCGGGATGAGAACGATGAAGTCATCGGATTCCGGGGAATCGCACGCGACATCAGCGAACTGATCTATCTGGTTTACCACGATTCCCTGACAGGTCTCTACAACCGGCAGGCGTTTTTCGAGCGCCTGAAAGAGACGCTGGCCTACGCAAAGCGGGATAAAAACGAAAAAAACATCTTTTACCTGGATCTGGACAACTTCAAACAGGTCAACGACGATTATGGCCATGATGTGGGCGATGAGGTTCTGAAAGAGGTGTCGGCCCGTCTCAGGGAGTCGCTGAGGGAGACCGATCATATCTGCCGGCTCGGGGGGGATGAGTTTACGATTATCCTCAATAATATCAGCGATTCAAGGCCGGATGAAGCCGCCTGCCGCATTATCGAATCCCTGTCCGAACCCTATGTCATACATGGTTTTATCATTGATTTCATCACCCCCAGCATCGGCATCAGCGCATATCCGAGGGATGCCCAGGATATTGAGCGTCTGATCAAATGCGCCGATATCGCCATGTACAAGGCCAAGGAGACGGGTGGCAAATATACCTTTTATGACAAATCCCTTGAACCGGATTCGGAATATGAGGGATAGCGTTCCTGGCATTCCGAACGGATGCGGAAAATTTCAGAATTTCTCCCTTTAACCGGAATAACAAAGCTCACTTTAAGTACCCCATCAATAATTTTTTAATAAAAATACAACAGTGTCATTCCGGGCGAAGCGAGAAATTCTAAGATTCCTCACTTCGTTCGGAATGACAAAAAAAGTCGGAGAACTTTTGGATAGGTGCTTATAACGGCCCGGCCATGCGGTCTGATGGCTGTCTGCTCCACACATCCTGGTTCATGCCGCGAGG
This window encodes:
- a CDS encoding ABC transporter ATP-binding protein, with translation MFSEFGYAEEKSTGKPYDLRLLKRLMPFVRPYRTPLLGALALVMMLTALELALPYITRIAVDRYIVPPPATHTGVSGDGKGRYADAEMSDPEMAALVRKYPDFFQITGTTARIPLADLPKLDRADLMRLRRDDIRGVSLAACLFLLLIIADFVLTFFQVLVLEYAGQKAMHDLRVALFTHIQSLRIAYFNRNPIARLVTRTTNDIQNMHELFTSVLVAVFKDLFLLVGIMAVMLGIRWQLALICFTLLPFVVFASLYFSRLARNVFRTLRIKTAEINTRFAETIAGIRVIQLFRQEQENARKFRELNHEFYAAGMRQIHIFAVFMPLIEVLTALSLALVICYGGQGVMSEEVTLGILVAFISYMRMFFRPIREIAEKYNILQNAMSSAERIFMILDTDEREVAEPVSEDGERQRAAESGLQQNERIETLVFDRVSMHYRRGEDVLREISFQVRAGETIAIVGPTGSGKTSLINLIIRFYDPASGRVLINGRDTRAWDLPTLRRKIALVTQDPFLFSENIRENIIQGKAEISAQEMDEILAASNCRELVRRLPQGAETRLSEGGASLSSGERQLISIARAFARDPELIILDEATSYIDSETEVKIQEALSNLMRGRTAILVAHRLSTAREADTILVLSRGRITEAGSHEALMEKRGVYFKLNQLQR
- a CDS encoding ABC transporter ATP-binding protein codes for the protein MKSLSLITPYFLRNSGTILVGLLCLMIVDLLQLIIPRIIKAAVDDLTLFRADRQVLFGYAGEIVGIAVMIGLLRFVWRHCLMGMSRQMEEGLRNRLFTHLQSLSAAYFSRVKTGDLMAHASNDIHHIRMAAGMGLVALMDAIVMGIATVGFMAGISVRLTLLVIIPMPMIVLSTRFFGGRMHRAYQEVQASFSDLTEVVRERFAGIRIIRAYTRESESLSGLDRASRHNVACNLRLVRVTGAFFPMMLFFSNLSLAIVLWIGGRETICGTITPGDFVAFISYIGLLTWPMMAMGWVVNLIQRGKASLERINAILETAPDIGEASMPLPVTDIREGISLENVRFSYDRGSPEALRGIDLCVASGETLGVIGPPGSGKTTLLNLLPRIFDVTEGRILADGRDIRDLSLAGLRHCMAFVPQEPFLFAGTVRENITFGNPDISETALHRAMRDAALDKTIAAFPDGAETIVGEKGVILSGGQKQRIALARALLRAVPVLILDDPISQVDAETGTAIIRTIRSVSRNRTVIIVSHRLSALKFADRIITLSAGRISESGSHEELMRQDGYYARTFRLQEIEEEAPRVF
- a CDS encoding ribonuclease catalytic domain-containing protein, which translates into the protein MESGNIVEYIDRQKIVCAVVMEVKNQRLRLLSENNREVKLSVNRLSHRARTGLDMSLNRDKLAETLKTIAQRRRTLAEAVEIGELWDVLNSEQEWIDLETMTEFCFPDDPTPDHEAAVVRAFFKDRLYFKFNHDRFFPYSEAQVEQMRAHGEEIARRNRIIEMGSHWIRRITEDANSPFDGATADEQQEFINILRSYYLFEKESPHSSIAKEMISRAGIDGGENLFHLFVKLNVWGQDENIDLYRYEVPTDFSEKLMAHTRQLLSSPPADSGNGIRRDLTGLRTMTIDGQATLDFDDALSFEEKDGHYLLGVHIADVGEFVERDSPLDREALLRGSSIYMPDQKIPMLPPSLAEGRCSLKAGEIRPAISTMIRLSPIGDILGYEIFPSLIRVTDQLTYYDVNMMAEENREIILLHRIAREFRQKRLSDGAVQISLPEVNIWLDEEGEVVVSKTNRESPGRLLVSEIMIMANWLMATFLSEQGLPAIYRSQPDPKERLYKSDEGSLFQNWMQRRLLSRFMLSTEAERHSGLGLGAYVTATSPIRKYFDLVTQRQIRSVFGLETVYTADEIRQMIQLLEQPMSCVSRLQYRRKRYWLLKYLETKTGQKEQAIVLNRRRNSYQALITEYMTECSLPLSSGIRLKPEDMIQVTIQHVNARKDIFSVFIG
- a CDS encoding sensor domain-containing diguanylate cyclase; translation: MFLSVLFRRIFISNGMIALGLAVMICLLCVPAVSRILRSQEEQRIRTSLSHICNAITTLHEGLRHCRGAAVAARKQQIRNAVLARTALFANTYRAFQQGEFPSGEAARASALAALDTFEDDYEAMLWVADYDGAFIVPPESDLLKKHLLNAGDEEGRPAFPAMIRLALDKNEGYVRYRHQKSGGSQPVDMTGYSKNFHPWHWIIGAVFSLSDIEKILSQREQNALRQLRDTLPAEDGNLLVFNSRMDSILPPATPGTGGPAPDDARQVLLKKLMAAAHTPARRIRYHRNHPNDPDHDTFEKTAWVRHIPDRDWYVVLSVYTDDLDRPAQALRKQFLVFFFLTFLIYVIAITGVLTIILTPVTCLSDMAAEFLRKGEIRENRYLVDHGEIGTIGAAIFGMTKQLDSCRQKLGQYTRDREHLIRKNDRVRERAYELTRARKKLEKDLENYKHIHADLKKSEERYRAMLENIEEYFYEVDLLGNLIFFNDALYQMLGYTREELLGMNFREYMDPETSEKAYHTFKKAYDSGKPYRGFEWRLVRKDGTRCYVEVSVALIRDENDEVIGFRGIARDISELIYLVYHDSLTGLYNRQAFFERLKETLAYAKRDKNEKNIFYLDLDNFKQVNDDYGHDVGDEVLKEVSARLRESLRETDHICRLGGDEFTIILNNISDSRPDEAACRIIESLSEPYVIHGFIIDFITPSIGISAYPRDAQDIERLIKCADIAMYKAKETGGKYTFYDKSLEPDSEYEG